One window from the genome of [Clostridium] celerecrescens 18A encodes:
- the addA gene encoding helicase-exonuclease AddAB subunit AddA, with translation MAISWTEEQKAVIESRNRNLLVSAAAGSGKTAVLVERIIRMITEGEAPLRIDQLLVMTFTKAAADEMRERVLKAVDEKLMENPDSSHLQMQAAMIPYAQITTIDSFCLGLIKDHYNKLDIDPAFRVGDEGELILLRADVMKEMLEEYYEKADPLFEKFVETYATGKSDKGIENYIMQVFTFSQSNPWPIEWLDQCRKELETSDMDQIMDTGWMKFLMKDAGLQLSELKFQVEKAMEVCEEENGPEAYLPMLANDLQLLDRLSLAEDYEAFNEQLKKASFDRLASIRSKDIDAGKKAFVTGIRDRVKKAVGKLLDLYCFESPEEVLSDIRGTRDAVTTLLHLAGEYARRYQEKKREKNLVDFNDLEHYALEILLTREEGKTAATEVADELSRQFEEILVDEYQDSNDVQEALIGSISRERFGTPNVFMVGDVKQSIYQFRLARPQLFLEKYDSYSKEEGNYQKIELHQNFRSRAEVLRSINEVFYQIMTKNLGNIQYTKDAALHPGAEFPEEEGRAGEKTEFLMIHGSGNLLKQLDDDAVDYTSREMEAKVIAGKIKELTDPVNGLLIWDKRFGGKGGYRIAGYGDVVILLRSLSGWAEDFVNVLMNEGIPAYAERKTGYFTAPEVETILSMLNIIDNPMQDIPLAAVLKSPIGRVTDEEMAHLMAVWKKTAKKGQDRGLYGAWQHYRKEYGELDDPEYPGLFHKLETFFELLSLYREKSTYLSIHELLYDLYEGTGYYDYISAMPAGEVRRANLAMLVEKASAYERTSYTGLFHFIRYIENLKKYDTDFGEASLAGEENTVRVMSIHKSKGLEFPVVFLAGMAKKFNKQDSYGKILIDPDLGIGTDHLDLERRVKAPTLKKHVLGRKMNLGAMGEELRVLYVAMTRAKEKLIMTGLDRYLDKKLERFADIIRVDGQIPFTILGSADSYLDWMLMSLSGKYSPSQILGEEGADTGNLILKELSVSGLVGEEIERQAEKKLTKDALLSLDTVRVYDQEFAKDLRAAFDYRYPHEADTRLHTKLTVSELKKQGQFTDEEESEFLPTIPSFLKEEGKEELPKGAFRGTAYHRALELLDFGKVRTREDLHHALEGFRRDQRMDEESLSLLSEDMLLSFLNSSLGNRLAAAQLSGRLKKEQQFVVGIPARDMDAGDSDERILIQGIIDAYMEEEGGLVLVDYKTDHIGPGEENVLVGRYQMQMDYYERALEQMTGKRVKEKIIYSMTLKKEIPLA, from the coding sequence ATGGCGATTAGCTGGACAGAGGAACAAAAGGCCGTCATAGAGAGCAGAAACAGAAATCTCCTGGTATCGGCGGCGGCAGGAAGCGGTAAGACGGCCGTATTGGTAGAACGGATTATCCGTATGATCACGGAAGGAGAAGCTCCTTTAAGGATCGATCAGCTCCTGGTCATGACCTTTACAAAGGCGGCTGCCGATGAAATGCGGGAACGGGTGTTAAAGGCCGTAGATGAAAAGCTTATGGAGAATCCGGACAGCTCCCATTTACAGATGCAGGCAGCCATGATCCCCTATGCCCAGATCACCACCATTGACAGTTTCTGTCTGGGTCTTATTAAAGATCATTATAATAAGCTGGATATTGACCCTGCCTTCCGGGTGGGGGATGAGGGAGAGCTTATCCTTTTACGGGCTGATGTGATGAAGGAGATGCTGGAAGAGTATTACGAGAAGGCAGATCCCTTATTTGAGAAATTCGTGGAAACCTATGCTACAGGAAAGTCTGATAAGGGAATTGAAAACTATATTATGCAGGTGTTTACCTTCTCCCAGAGCAATCCCTGGCCCATTGAGTGGCTAGACCAGTGCAGAAAAGAACTTGAAACCTCTGATATGGATCAGATCATGGATACGGGCTGGATGAAATTTTTAATGAAGGATGCCGGGCTTCAGCTTTCGGAATTAAAATTTCAGGTGGAAAAGGCCATGGAGGTCTGTGAAGAAGAGAACGGGCCGGAGGCCTATCTGCCTATGCTGGCTAATGACCTCCAGCTGCTGGACCGCTTAAGTCTTGCCGAGGATTATGAGGCGTTTAATGAGCAGTTAAAAAAGGCCTCCTTTGACCGTCTGGCTTCTATTCGGAGCAAGGATATTGATGCAGGGAAGAAGGCATTTGTAACGGGAATCCGTGACCGGGTGAAAAAGGCGGTGGGAAAGCTTCTTGATTTATACTGCTTTGAATCGCCGGAGGAGGTTCTTTCCGATATCAGGGGAACCAGGGATGCGGTGACGACCCTGCTTCATCTGGCAGGAGAATATGCCCGCAGGTACCAGGAAAAGAAACGGGAAAAGAACCTGGTGGATTTTAATGACTTGGAGCATTATGCTTTGGAGATACTATTGACAAGAGAAGAGGGTAAGACGGCGGCCACTGAGGTGGCAGATGAGCTCAGCAGGCAGTTCGAGGAAATTCTGGTGGATGAATACCAGGACAGCAATGATGTCCAGGAAGCCCTGATCGGCAGTATTTCCAGAGAGCGGTTTGGAACTCCCAACGTATTTATGGTTGGGGATGTGAAGCAGAGCATCTACCAGTTCCGTCTGGCAAGGCCCCAGCTGTTTTTAGAGAAGTATGATTCCTACTCGAAAGAGGAAGGAAACTACCAGAAAATCGAGCTGCACCAGAATTTCCGAAGCAGGGCTGAAGTCCTTAGGAGCATTAATGAGGTATTCTACCAGATCATGACTAAGAATTTGGGGAATATACAGTATACAAAGGACGCAGCACTCCATCCGGGAGCGGAATTTCCTGAGGAAGAGGGCCGTGCAGGAGAGAAAACAGAATTTCTCATGATCCATGGGTCAGGGAATTTATTAAAGCAGCTTGATGACGATGCCGTGGATTATACCAGCCGGGAGATGGAGGCAAAGGTCATTGCAGGGAAGATCAAAGAGCTTACGGATCCGGTAAACGGTCTTTTGATCTGGGATAAAAGGTTTGGAGGAAAGGGAGGATACCGCATCGCAGGATATGGAGATGTGGTGATCCTGCTAAGATCTTTAAGCGGATGGGCGGAAGACTTTGTAAACGTCCTGATGAATGAAGGGATTCCGGCCTATGCAGAACGGAAAACCGGATATTTCACCGCTCCTGAGGTGGAAACCATTCTTTCCATGCTGAATATCATTGACAACCCCATGCAGGATATCCCTCTGGCTGCAGTATTAAAGTCCCCCATTGGCAGGGTAACGGATGAAGAAATGGCTCATTTGATGGCTGTCTGGAAAAAGACGGCTAAAAAAGGCCAGGACAGGGGATTATATGGAGCATGGCAGCATTACAGAAAGGAATATGGGGAGTTGGATGATCCGGAATATCCGGGACTATTTCATAAGCTGGAGACTTTTTTTGAACTCCTTTCCCTTTACAGGGAAAAGTCAACCTATCTTTCCATTCATGAACTGCTTTATGATCTGTATGAAGGAACCGGATACTATGATTATATTTCCGCCATGCCGGCAGGAGAAGTCCGGAGGGCCAACCTTGCCATGCTGGTGGAAAAGGCGTCTGCCTATGAGAGGACCAGCTATACCGGATTGTTCCATTTTATCCGTTATATTGAAAATTTGAAAAAATACGATACGGATTTTGGGGAGGCTTCCCTGGCCGGGGAGGAGAACACGGTCCGGGTTATGAGCATCCATAAGAGCAAGGGGCTGGAATTTCCGGTGGTATTTCTGGCAGGTATGGCGAAAAAGTTTAATAAACAGGATTCCTATGGAAAGATCCTCATTGATCCGGACTTAGGGATAGGAACTGACCATCTGGACCTTGAACGGCGTGTCAAGGCGCCTACCTTAAAAAAACATGTCCTGGGCCGAAAAATGAACCTTGGAGCCATGGGGGAGGAGCTTCGCGTGCTCTACGTGGCTATGACAAGGGCAAAAGAAAAGCTTATCATGACCGGACTTGACCGGTATCTGGACAAAAAGCTGGAACGTTTTGCCGATATTATAAGAGTAGATGGCCAGATCCCCTTTACCATTCTTGGTTCCGCAGATTCCTACCTGGACTGGATGCTCATGAGCCTGTCGGGAAAATATTCCCCTTCCCAAATCCTGGGGGAGGAAGGAGCAGACACCGGGAATCTGATTTTAAAGGAATTATCGGTTTCCGGTCTGGTAGGAGAAGAGATAGAACGGCAGGCTGAAAAAAAGCTGACAAAGGACGCTCTCCTTTCCCTTGATACGGTCAGGGTTTATGATCAGGAGTTTGCGAAAGACCTAAGGGCTGCTTTTGATTACCGGTATCCCCATGAGGCGGATACCAGGCTTCATACCAAGCTGACTGTATCCGAGTTAAAAAAACAGGGTCAGTTTACGGATGAAGAGGAAAGTGAGTTTCTTCCTACGATTCCTTCATTCTTAAAGGAAGAGGGAAAGGAGGAACTCCCGAAAGGTGCATTTCGGGGAACTGCCTATCACAGGGCTCTGGAGCTTTTGGACTTTGGAAAGGTAAGGACAAGGGAAGACCTTCATCATGCCCTGGAAGGATTCCGCAGGGATCAGCGGATGGATGAAGAAAGCCTTTCCCTTTTGTCAGAGGATATGCTTCTGTCCTTTTTAAATTCTTCTCTGGGAAACCGGCTGGCTGCAGCCCAGTTGTCAGGCCGCTTAAAAAAAGAACAGCAGTTTGTAGTTGGAATTCCTGCCCGGGATATGGATGCAGGGGATTCCGATGAGCGGATCCTCATCCAGGGAATCATAGATGCCTATATGGAAGAAGAGGGAGGCCTGGTTCTGGTGGATTATAAGACGGATCATATCGGTCCGGGAGAAGAGAACGTGCTGGTAGGGCGGTATCAGATGCAGATGGATTATTATGAGCGGGCGTTGGAACAGATGACAGGAAAAAGGGTAAAAGAAAAAATTATTTATTCCATGACTCTGAAAAAGGAAATCCCTTTGGCTTAA
- a CDS encoding MATE family efflux transporter translates to MNQNADITDAHKQNQITEGVIWKQLLLFFFPILFGTFFQQLYNTADAVIVGRFVGKEALAAVGGPTGPLINLLIGFFIGLSSGAGVIISQFYGARQEEQVNKAVHTAITFSIICGVIVMVVGILTAPYALKAMGTPDEILYYAVLYIRIYFAGVIPNLVYNMGAGILRAIGDSKRPLYFLIASCFTNIILDIIFVVYWHMGVMGAALATIISQLVSAVLVIMVLMRSKEAYRLVPKAIGIDQDMLRRIIRIGFPAGLQSVMYSSSNIIIQSSVNTLGTDTIAAWTAYGKIDSVFWMIISAFGISITTFVGQNYGAGKKDRVYKGIRVCMAMSFTAAIALSVLLYTFGNYVYLLFTTDAAVIEKGTEILRYLAPTFFTYVCIEIYSGSLRGAGDCWIPMIITSLGVCALRVIWICVAVPLCPTIETVIFSYPLTWAVTSLLFIIYFNWFGKLKRKRLPAFLKK, encoded by the coding sequence ATGAACCAGAACGCGGACATAACAGATGCACATAAGCAAAATCAGATTACAGAGGGAGTGATTTGGAAACAGCTTCTTCTGTTTTTCTTTCCCATTTTATTTGGAACTTTTTTTCAGCAGCTATATAATACCGCTGATGCAGTCATAGTCGGGCGGTTTGTAGGAAAGGAAGCACTGGCAGCCGTTGGAGGCCCTACAGGACCCCTGATCAATCTTTTGATCGGGTTCTTCATAGGGCTTTCTTCCGGTGCCGGAGTTATTATTTCCCAGTTTTACGGAGCCAGGCAGGAGGAGCAGGTGAACAAGGCTGTCCACACCGCTATTACCTTCTCCATCATATGCGGCGTGATCGTGATGGTGGTTGGCATCCTGACAGCGCCTTATGCCTTAAAGGCTATGGGAACGCCTGACGAGATCTTATATTATGCAGTCCTGTACATACGGATCTATTTTGCTGGAGTGATCCCAAATCTTGTTTATAATATGGGTGCGGGGATCCTGCGCGCCATCGGGGATTCCAAACGCCCCCTTTATTTTTTGATTGCAAGCTGCTTCACAAATATTATCCTGGATATCATTTTTGTGGTCTACTGGCACATGGGCGTCATGGGTGCAGCTCTTGCCACCATCATTTCCCAGTTGGTCAGTGCCGTTCTTGTGATAATGGTTTTAATGAGATCAAAAGAGGCTTACCGGCTGGTGCCAAAGGCCATTGGAATCGACCAGGATATGCTTCGTCGCATCATAAGAATCGGATTTCCTGCCGGACTTCAATCCGTTATGTACTCCTCTTCCAACATCATCATCCAGTCCAGCGTTAATACTCTCGGAACCGACACCATTGCCGCATGGACAGCCTACGGAAAGATAGACAGCGTATTCTGGATGATCATCAGCGCCTTCGGTATCTCCATTACTACCTTTGTGGGACAGAACTACGGAGCCGGAAAAAAAGACCGGGTCTACAAAGGGATCAGGGTCTGCATGGCTATGAGCTTTACTGCAGCCATCGCTCTCAGCGTTCTCCTTTATACCTTTGGGAATTACGTTTATCTGCTGTTTACCACCGATGCAGCCGTAATTGAAAAAGGAACGGAAATACTCCGTTACCTTGCTCCCACATTTTTTACATACGTCTGTATCGAGATTTACTCCGGTTCCCTTCGTGGAGCCGGTGACTGCTGGATTCCCATGATTATCACCAGCCTAGGGGTCTGTGCGCTCCGTGTTATCTGGATCTGTGTGGCAGTTCCCCTGTGTCCTACCATTGAAACTGTGATTTTCAGTTACCCTTTAACCTGGGCTGTTACCTCGTTATTATTCATCATATACTTTAACTGGTTCGGCAAATTAAAAAGAAAACGGCTCCCTGCTTTTTTAAAAAAATAA
- a CDS encoding FMN-binding protein, protein MSSKTKIVVLRMKEIIYTAIFVGLGILLITLFLVMFRPKKDAVPTSGDPVHYVPGVYSSVITLNSQDINVEVTVDSKKITSVTLVPLSEAVTTMYPLMQPAMDNLSQQIINNQSTKNVSYATESRYTSGVLLKAVDQAIAKAQITE, encoded by the coding sequence ATGAGCTCTAAAACAAAAATAGTTGTTTTACGAATGAAAGAAATCATCTATACTGCAATCTTCGTTGGCCTTGGAATCCTACTCATCACTTTGTTTTTAGTCATGTTCCGCCCGAAGAAGGATGCTGTTCCGACTTCCGGCGATCCTGTGCACTATGTTCCGGGAGTGTATTCCTCTGTCATTACGTTGAACAGCCAGGATATCAATGTGGAGGTCACGGTTGACTCCAAAAAAATCACTTCCGTTACTCTGGTTCCTTTGAGCGAAGCCGTCACCACCATGTATCCCCTGATGCAGCCGGCCATGGATAACCTGTCACAGCAGATTATTAATAACCAGTCCACAAAGAACGTATCCTATGCAACCGAGTCCCGCTATACTTCGGGCGTGCTTTTAAAAGCCGTGGATCAGGCCATTGCAAAAGCTCAGATAACGGAATAA
- the addB gene encoding helicase-exonuclease AddAB subunit AddB, with product MSLQLILGGSGSGKTFRLYTELIRQSIEQPDTRYFAIVPEQFTMQTQKEIVSLHPNHGVMNIDIVSFKRLAYRVFEELAISCPQILDDMGKSMVLRKVAANKKKDLVLYKEHLSKSGFISQLKSMLSELYQYGITPDMLNKEIPDTISPMLRQKLSDISVIYQGFKDYIKDKYITTEEILDVLCRILPRSELIKNSVITLDGYTGFTPVQYRILELFLRYSKRVIVTVTIDPAENMSRKSGVQELFHMSRQMIWKLNELAKETGAGKEKDILLKNHPAIRFQREASGENREGQGCGDNSLDFLEQNLYRYKGKSCREGSGSIRLVKALNPMEEIAFVIRSMEEEIRDQGLRYRDMAVITGDIGGYSNEIIHQFQLNGIPYFLDNKKSILKNPMVELIRAAMEIIQKDFSYESVFRYLRTGLIAAKEDEEKMDRLENYVIAMGIRGFKRWNAQWEGWYRGGKELNLEELNGFREELMAPLGRLREAFRNPDSTVASMTGAVAALLMETGIEEKMLISTEKFREMGDFTLAMEYSQVYGLVMDLFDRLAGLLGEEHVSRREYGEILDAGFSEIQVGMIPATVDRVVVGDITRTRLDHIKVLFFVGVNDGIVPVKKEKSSLFTDREREFLGTHDMELAPTAREEGFRQRFYLYLALTKPEKRLVLSYAAMDGSGKSLRPSTLIGELKRLFPGLSEVSPIRTAVPLSMREAKDRLAAGLREFGNKGEDGELLELFKAFLLSEDHREEGKRLAEAAFCSYEQRGIGKAAAKALYGSVISGSVTRMEQYASCAYAHFLNYGLELMERQEYELAAMDIGNLFHDSIDLWFQRMKEEGRDFKTLTEEERKSLVHECVTKVTEEYGNTILKSSARNAYLAGKVERITDRTVWALSEQLKKGDFVPVGFEVSFSAADQLKAMRIPLSKEEAIHLRGRIDRMDLCEDEDAVYVKIIDYKSGSTAFDLTALYYGLQLQLVVYMDAALEMEERKKPDKPVVPAGIFYYNINDPVIEREGEMTAEEIDGKILKQLRMNGLVNSDLDAISHLDHEIETESDVIPVAMKNGIIQEARSSVAGGNRFSALRQFVREKLTSEGREILDGVIDVNPYKQGNRSACDYCPYHAVCGFDLKTAGYGFRKFKALKSEEIWPVIEGEDEEGESNGD from the coding sequence ATGTCCCTTCAATTGATATTGGGCGGATCTGGTTCCGGTAAGACTTTCCGCCTTTATACGGAATTGATCCGCCAGTCCATAGAGCAACCGGATACCCGGTATTTCGCCATTGTTCCGGAACAGTTCACCATGCAGACCCAGAAGGAGATCGTTTCCCTTCATCCAAACCACGGGGTCATGAATATTGATATCGTAAGTTTCAAACGTCTTGCTTACCGGGTATTTGAGGAGCTTGCCATTTCATGTCCCCAGATTCTTGACGATATGGGAAAATCCATGGTGCTGCGGAAGGTAGCTGCCAATAAGAAAAAGGACCTGGTCCTTTATAAAGAACATTTATCAAAGTCAGGGTTTATCTCCCAGCTAAAGTCTATGCTGTCAGAGCTTTACCAGTACGGCATAACACCGGATATGTTAAACAAGGAGATACCTGATACCATAAGTCCTATGCTTCGACAGAAGCTATCCGATATTTCTGTCATTTATCAGGGTTTTAAGGACTACATAAAGGATAAATATATTACCACGGAGGAGATCCTAGATGTGCTGTGCAGGATCCTTCCACGGTCAGAGCTGATTAAAAACAGCGTGATCACCCTTGATGGCTATACCGGTTTTACCCCGGTCCAGTACCGGATCCTGGAGCTGTTTCTCCGCTACAGCAAACGTGTCATTGTTACCGTGACCATAGACCCTGCCGAAAACATGAGCAGAAAGTCCGGTGTCCAGGAGTTATTTCACATGAGCCGCCAGATGATCTGGAAATTAAATGAACTGGCAAAAGAGACGGGGGCCGGAAAAGAGAAGGATATCCTTCTTAAAAACCATCCGGCTATCCGTTTCCAGAGAGAGGCCAGTGGAGAGAACCGGGAAGGACAGGGCTGCGGGGATAATTCCCTGGATTTTCTGGAACAAAATCTATACCGTTATAAAGGAAAGTCCTGCCGGGAGGGTTCCGGTTCCATACGTCTGGTTAAGGCTTTAAATCCAATGGAGGAAATCGCTTTTGTGATCCGCTCCATGGAAGAGGAGATCCGGGATCAGGGACTCCGTTACCGGGATATGGCGGTCATAACCGGGGATATTGGTGGCTATTCCAATGAAATCATACATCAGTTTCAGTTAAATGGGATCCCTTATTTTCTGGATAATAAAAAAAGCATTTTAAAAAATCCAATGGTAGAGTTAATCCGTGCTGCCATGGAAATCATTCAAAAGGATTTTTCCTATGAATCCGTATTTCGTTATTTGAGAACCGGCCTCATTGCGGCCAAAGAGGATGAGGAGAAAATGGACCGCCTGGAGAATTATGTCATTGCCATGGGAATCCGGGGATTTAAACGATGGAATGCCCAGTGGGAAGGCTGGTACCGTGGCGGCAAGGAGCTTAATCTGGAAGAATTAAATGGATTCCGTGAGGAGCTTATGGCGCCCTTAGGGCGCCTACGAGAGGCTTTTAGGAACCCGGATTCCACGGTGGCTTCCATGACTGGAGCCGTTGCTGCCCTTCTCATGGAGACAGGGATCGAAGAAAAGATGCTGATCTCCACGGAAAAGTTCCGGGAAATGGGGGATTTTACCCTTGCCATGGAGTACAGTCAGGTTTATGGGCTGGTCATGGACTTATTTGACCGCCTGGCGGGGCTTTTAGGTGAAGAGCATGTAAGCCGCAGAGAGTATGGGGAAATTCTGGACGCCGGCTTTTCGGAGATCCAGGTGGGCATGATTCCAGCTACTGTAGACCGGGTCGTGGTGGGAGATATCACCAGAACCAGGCTGGATCATATTAAGGTATTGTTTTTTGTAGGGGTCAATGACGGGATCGTACCGGTGAAAAAGGAAAAAAGCAGCCTGTTTACGGACCGGGAAAGAGAATTTCTTGGAACTCATGATATGGAGCTTGCGCCTACTGCCAGGGAAGAGGGATTCCGGCAAAGATTTTATCTTTACCTGGCTCTTACAAAACCGGAAAAACGGTTGGTTTTATCCTATGCAGCCATGGATGGCAGCGGGAAAAGCCTGCGCCCTTCCACTCTGATAGGCGAACTGAAAAGACTGTTTCCTGGTCTTTCGGAAGTTTCCCCAATAAGGACGGCTGTTCCTCTGTCTATGAGAGAGGCAAAGGACCGGCTTGCAGCCGGACTCCGCGAATTCGGAAACAAAGGCGAAGACGGGGAGCTATTGGAACTTTTTAAGGCCTTTCTTTTATCAGAGGACCATAGGGAGGAAGGAAAGAGGCTGGCAGAGGCTGCTTTCTGTTCCTATGAACAGAGGGGAATCGGAAAAGCGGCGGCAAAGGCTCTCTACGGTTCCGTCATAAGCGGAAGTGTAACGAGGATGGAACAATACGCTTCCTGTGCCTATGCCCACTTCTTAAATTATGGGCTGGAGTTAATGGAGAGGCAGGAATATGAGCTGGCAGCCATGGATATCGGTAACCTGTTTCACGATTCCATTGACTTATGGTTTCAGCGCATGAAAGAAGAGGGAAGGGATTTTAAGACCCTGACCGAGGAAGAGAGGAAAAGCCTGGTCCATGAATGTGTGACGAAGGTGACTGAGGAATATGGGAATACCATCTTAAAAAGTTCTGCAAGAAACGCCTATCTGGCAGGCAAGGTGGAACGGATTACGGACCGTACGGTGTGGGCTCTTTCCGAACAGCTGAAAAAAGGGGATTTTGTTCCGGTGGGATTTGAGGTTTCCTTTTCTGCTGCCGATCAGTTAAAGGCCATGAGGATTCCTCTTTCAAAGGAGGAGGCCATTCATTTAAGAGGCAGGATCGACCGTATGGATTTATGTGAGGATGAAGATGCAGTCTATGTGAAGATCATTGATTACAAGTCAGGAAGCACAGCATTTGATTTAACGGCCCTGTATTACGGCCTTCAGCTACAATTGGTGGTCTATATGGATGCAGCTTTGGAGATGGAGGAGCGGAAAAAGCCGGACAAGCCTGTGGTTCCTGCCGGAATCTTTTACTATAACATCAACGACCCTGTCATTGAAAGGGAAGGGGAAATGACGGCTGAAGAGATAGACGGAAAGATACTGAAACAGCTTCGCATGAACGGCCTGGTCAACAGTGATTTAGACGCCATCTCTCACCTGGATCATGAGATCGAAACGGAATCCGACGTAATTCCTGTTGCCATGAAAAATGGGATCATTCAGGAAGCCAGGTCATCGGTAGCAGGCGGCAATCGTTTTTCTGCACTCAGGCAGTTTGTGCGGGAAAAATTAACGTCAGAAGGAAGAGAGATCCTTGACGGCGTCATCGATGTAAATCCCTACAAGCAGGGGAACCGCAGCGCCTGTGATTACTGCCCCTACCATGCGGTCTGCGGATTTGACTTAAAGACGGCCGGATATGGTTTCCGGAAATTTAAAGCCTTAAAATCCGAAGAAATATGGCCGGTCATTGAAGGAGAAGATGAGGAAGGAGAGTCAAATGGCGATTAG
- a CDS encoding YitT family protein, with protein MWKKLRRDKRVRNAMTTMAVVVSALLQTYVIQAFIKPAGLLSGGFTGIAILVDRVTSLYGFNISTSLGMIALNIPVAWACSRNISKRFTFFSLMQVFLTSAFLRIFNFSPIFDDRILNVIYGGVLYGFGIVLALRGNASSGGTDFIALYVSNKTGNSIWSEVFIGNVILLCIFGGIFGWDYAGYSILFQFVGTKVISTFHHRYERVTLQITTAQGPKLAAKYVEAFHHGISCVDAVGGYSKKKMYLLHTVVSSYEVADIVALFHEVDEHVIVNMFKTQQFYGSFYQAPME; from the coding sequence ATGTGGAAGAAACTTAGGAGAGATAAGCGAGTCCGCAATGCGATGACGACCATGGCAGTTGTAGTCTCCGCACTTTTACAGACCTATGTTATCCAGGCGTTTATTAAGCCTGCAGGTCTTCTGTCAGGAGGATTTACGGGTATTGCAATTTTAGTTGACCGGGTGACTTCCCTGTATGGGTTTAATATTTCTACTTCCCTGGGCATGATCGCTTTGAACATTCCGGTTGCATGGGCCTGCAGCAGGAATATCAGCAAACGGTTTACCTTTTTTTCCTTGATGCAGGTTTTTTTAACCAGTGCATTTTTAAGGATATTTAATTTTTCACCAATATTTGATGACAGAATTTTAAACGTTATTTATGGCGGTGTCCTCTATGGGTTTGGCATTGTTCTTGCTCTTCGTGGCAATGCTTCCAGCGGGGGAACGGATTTCATCGCTCTGTATGTTTCCAATAAGACGGGCAATTCCATCTGGTCCGAAGTTTTTATAGGGAATGTGATTCTGCTTTGTATTTTCGGAGGAATTTTTGGGTGGGATTATGCAGGGTATTCCATTTTATTCCAGTTTGTAGGAACGAAAGTTATCTCCACCTTTCATCACAGATACGAAAGAGTTACCCTTCAGATCACCACAGCCCAGGGCCCAAAGCTTGCGGCTAAATATGTAGAGGCATTCCATCATGGAATTTCCTGCGTGGATGCGGTGGGAGGCTACAGCAAGAAGAAGATGTACCTTCTTCACACTGTGGTGTCTTCCTATGAGGTGGCCGACATTGTAGCGCTGTTTCATGAGGTGGATGAGCATGTGATCGTAAACATGTTTAAAACCCAGCAGTTTTACGGGTCCTTTTACCAGGCGCCCATGGAATGA